The segment GAGCGCGATCGTCAGGATCTGGCTGATGCGTGCCGTGTCCACGGCCTGCGCGGCCGCATCGGGCGCGGCACCGGCCTGCAGGCTTGCCTGTGGATGACGCAGTTGCCAGCGTTCGACGAACGGCGCCAGCCACGCATCGATTCGCTGCGGTGCCAGTGTTTCATGGTCGGCGCGCAGCCGGGCCAGGATCGAACGGCAGAGTTCAAGCTGCTGTTCCATCGTGCGGAGGTCGGCCTGGTAGTCGGCCACCGGTGTGTCGCTGCGATTCGTGTTCTCGGCGTCGGCACGCAGTTCCCCGGCGATCACGGCCAGCGTGGCCAGCGGGGTGCCGATCTCGTGCGCCACGGCGGCGGCCTGGTCATTGAGCGCCTCCACGCGCGCCTCGCGCAGCAGCAGCTCGCGCGCCTCGTTCAGTTGCGCGTCGCGCTGGCGCAGCGCGTTGGACAGCCGCGCCACGAAGAACGCGATCATCACCGCACTGGCCACAAAGTTGAGCCACATCCCGGCCAGGTGATAGTTCACCGCGTTGTCGGGGTTGTGCAGATCGAGCGGTATGTACTCGAGCAGCAGCATCGAATAGCAGGCCAGCGCGTACGCCGCGAGCGTCACCACCAGCCGCCACGGCAGGATGGCCGAGGCAATCGCCAGTCCGGGCAGGTAGAACGACACGAATGGATTGGTCGCGCCGCCCGTGTAGAACAAGATGGCCGACAGCGCGGTCAGGTCGACCATCATCTGCACCATCAGCTCGGCGTCGGACGGCGCCGTGCCGTGGCGCGTGTGCCAGTGCAGGCGCGCCACGGTGAACACGTTGAACACGGTCTGGACGGCGAACAGGAACAGCAGCGGCTTGTAGGGCAGGGCGATGCCGGCCAGCGACTCGCATGACACCAGCAGCAAGGCCTGGCCCGCCAGCAGCGCCCAGCGCAGCCAGCTAAGGCGGCGCAGGCTCACCAGGCTGTGACGCTGCGGCGCCGTGCCGATGGGCGGGGCGACGGAGGGCGGTAGGGTGGACATGACGATCGGGGGATGCATGGCGCGAGTGTAGCAATGCCGCGGATCGGCGCTTGCAACGTGCGACACAGTGCCGCATTCTGAACGGCGGGCGGCGCTGCCAGACTGCGAGGTTCAGATCGCGGCAAGACACGCGGGGTGCTGCGTGATCTAATGACCGCCCTCAACACCCAATTCGTGCTGAATCGTGGAGATGTTCCCTATGCAAGCCAAGTTCCGCGCGGCCCGCGCCGCATCGATCGCAACCCTCGCCCTGGCCGGTCTGCTGGCCAGCGCCCAGGCCATGGCGCAAGTCGACGTCAGCGACGCCTGGGTGCGCGGCACCGTGCCGGCGCAGACCGCGTCTGGCGCGTTCATGACGCTGCACGCGCATCAGGACGCCAAGCTGGTCGGCGTGTCGTCGCCGGTGGGCACCGCCGAACTGCATGAAATGAAGATGGAAAACAACGTCATGCGGATGCGCCAGATTCCCTCGCTGGATCTGCCGAAGATGCAGGACGTGCAACTGAAGCCGGGCGGCTATCACGTGATGCTGATGGGCCTGAAGCAGCAGCTCAAGGCGGGCGACACGGTGCCCATCACGCTGAAGTTCGAGCAGAACGGCAAGGTGGTCGAGCAGCAGGTGAGCGCGCAGGTTCGCGACATGACCGCTTCCGCGCAGGGTGGCGGCCACGGCGATCACAAGCACTGAAGCAGCGATGCGCTGATTTCCGGTGCTGATCCGGGTACGTTGAGCGTCGGCACCGGACCCCGTCAGGGGTCATCGGACGGGGTGGTCAGCCGCGCAGGCTGATCGCGTCGGAGCTTTCCGCTTCCGGCGCGACCGCTTGCAATACCCGTTCGCGTAGCCAGGTCAGTCCCGGGTCCGCGTCGGCCTTCGCCGGCCAGATCATGCAGAACGCGAAGCCGGGGATCGTGAACGGCGCCTCGAAGATCGCCAGACGGTCGTCTGCCAGCGCTTCCAGCGAGCGGCGCGCGGTGGTCAGGACCATGTTGGTGCCAAGGATCAGGCCGGGCGCCACGCTCCAGTGCGGCACGGTGCAGGCGATCTTGCGTCGCCCGCCCAGTCGGGTCACGGCCGCGTCGATGGCGTCCCCGCGCTCGGTGGCTGCGGTCACCAGCACGTGCGAGCGCGCCAGATAGGCCACGTGATCTAGCCGGCCCGTATCGCGAACCGTTGCGGCGTCCACGGCACATGCAAAATCGTCGTCGAACAGCACCGCGGTGCGCACGCCTTCCGGCTCGAATGCGAAGGCGCCGAATGCCAGGTCGATCTGGCCATCCGCTACCTGAGCGGTCATCGTTTCCAGACTGCCCTGCGTGACGGTGAGGTCAATATTGGGCGCGGCCTTGCGCACCGTGCGCAGCAGGCGCGGCAACACCACCAGCGAACCATAGTCGGACATCGCCAGCTTGAACGTCCGCCGGGCCGTGGCGGGCTGGAAGCCACCGGGCCCCAGCAGGATGCGGACCTGCGCGAGCGCCTCGGCCAGTGGCGCGGCCAGTTCGTGGGCGCGCGCGGTCAGCACCAGGCCGCCCTGGCCACGTACCAGCAGGGGATCGTCGAGCAACTGGCGCAGCCGCGCCAGCGAGTGGCTCACGGCGGGTTGACTGAGCTGCAGGCGCAGTGCGGCGCGCGAAATATGGCGTTCCGCAAGCAGCGCTTCCAGCACCACCAGAAGGTTGAGGTCGATTCCACGAAGGCTATTCATGCCGCGAATGTTAAACCGAACTTGGGGTGTTTGGGCATTCGCTGCTCTAAAAATTCAATCTGGAGCAACGGCGTCCTGGGGGACGTCGTCCTGCCGCTGCCGAAGGCAGGTTGGACACAGGCAATGTTGGCCCGCCACGATCTTGCGCGACGGCAGCAGCGGCAGGCTGGCGCACCAGCATTCGGGCAGCCCGGCCACGTAGCCACAGACGAACGCGGCGCCGCAACGGCTGCAATGTTCGACCGGGCGCAACTGGCCTGTCTGGATCGTCGACGGATCGGTCATCGTATGCCACTCATCCGGATTGCAATGTGGTCGCGGGTTTCTTGTAAAATCGGCGCCTGCCGTGGCCGGATGGCGCACCCGGGGGGATCCCCGTGACGCGCTGCTTCCCAGACGGCTATTGCCGCAACGCCGGCCTCGCGCGTCCTTTGCCTGTCCGGCGGACGATTAGTCATGATACCTGCTCCACATCACACGGAATGTCCAAAGCCATGAACGCTGACAATCCTGAGCCTGCTACCAAGTCGGTTGCGGCCATCGCTCCCTCCCTCAAGGCTGAAATCCTTGCCGAGGCGCTGCCTTATATCCGGAAGTTCCACGGCAAGACCATCGTGGTCAAGTACGGTGGCAACGCGATGACGGAAGAGAAACTCAAGCACGGTTTCGCGCGCGACGTGATCCTGCTGAAGCTCGTCGGCATGAACCCGGTGGTTGTGCACGGCGGTGGCCCGCAGATCGACGAGGCGCTCAAGAAGGTCGGCAAGGTCGGCACGTTCATCCAGGGGATGCGCGTGACCGACGAAGAGACGATGGAAGTGGTCGAATGGGTGCTCGGCGGCGAAGTCCAGCAGGACATCGTCATGCTGATCAACCAGTACGGCGGCCAGGCCGTGGGCCTGACCGGCAAGGACGGCGGGCTGATCCGCGCCAAGCGTCTGCAGATGCCGGACCGCGAGAACCCGGGCACCTTCATCGACATCGGCTACGTGGGTGATATCGAGGCGATCAACCCGGCCGTGGTGAAGGCGCTGCAGGACGATGCCTTCATCCCCGTGATCTCGCCGATCGGTTTCTCCGACGATGGCCAGGCCTACAACATCAACGCCGATGTGGTGGCTGGCAAGATGGCCGAGATCCTCAAGGCCGAGAAGCTCGTCATGATGACGAACATCCCGGGCGTGATGGACAAGAAGGGCAACCTGCTGACCGACCTGTCCGCGCGCGAGATTGAGGAACTGTTCGCC is part of the Cupriavidus metallidurans CH34 genome and harbors:
- a CDS encoding copper chaperone PCu(A)C, producing the protein MQAKFRAARAASIATLALAGLLASAQAMAQVDVSDAWVRGTVPAQTASGAFMTLHAHQDAKLVGVSSPVGTAELHEMKMENNVMRMRQIPSLDLPKMQDVQLKPGGYHVMLMGLKQQLKAGDTVPITLKFEQNGKVVEQQVSAQVRDMTASAQGGGHGDHKH
- the argB gene encoding acetylglutamate kinase, coding for MNADNPEPATKSVAAIAPSLKAEILAEALPYIRKFHGKTIVVKYGGNAMTEEKLKHGFARDVILLKLVGMNPVVVHGGGPQIDEALKKVGKVGTFIQGMRVTDEETMEVVEWVLGGEVQQDIVMLINQYGGQAVGLTGKDGGLIRAKRLQMPDRENPGTFIDIGYVGDIEAINPAVVKALQDDAFIPVISPIGFSDDGQAYNINADVVAGKMAEILKAEKLVMMTNIPGVMDKKGNLLTDLSAREIEELFADGTISGGMLPKISSALDAAKSGVHSVHIIDGRIEHSLLLEILTEQAFGTMIRSH
- a CDS encoding cysteine-rich CWC family protein; its protein translation is MTDPSTIQTGQLRPVEHCSRCGAAFVCGYVAGLPECWCASLPLLPSRKIVAGQHCLCPTCLRQRQDDVPQDAVAPD
- a CDS encoding ATP-binding protein, whose product is MHPPIVMSTLPPSVAPPIGTAPQRHSLVSLRRLSWLRWALLAGQALLLVSCESLAGIALPYKPLLFLFAVQTVFNVFTVARLHWHTRHGTAPSDAELMVQMMVDLTALSAILFYTGGATNPFVSFYLPGLAIASAILPWRLVVTLAAYALACYSMLLLEYIPLDLHNPDNAVNYHLAGMWLNFVASAVMIAFFVARLSNALRQRDAQLNEARELLLREARVEALNDQAAAVAHEIGTPLATLAVIAGELRADAENTNRSDTPVADYQADLRTMEQQLELCRSILARLRADHETLAPQRIDAWLAPFVERWQLRHPQASLQAGAAPDAAAQAVDTARISQILTIALDNAARSQQAAGHDHRQGPPLRLDIAREADALVYRVTDHGHGLPPGLRARLGESPVASAHGGQGIGLYLAQSAARQLGGQISWHDNPAGGTVLELRLPLTAASERAIAAQPDFQP
- a CDS encoding LysR substrate-binding domain-containing protein: MNSLRGIDLNLLVVLEALLAERHISRAALRLQLSQPAVSHSLARLRQLLDDPLLVRGQGGLVLTARAHELAAPLAEALAQVRILLGPGGFQPATARRTFKLAMSDYGSLVVLPRLLRTVRKAAPNIDLTVTQGSLETMTAQVADGQIDLAFGAFAFEPEGVRTAVLFDDDFACAVDAATVRDTGRLDHVAYLARSHVLVTAATERGDAIDAAVTRLGGRRKIACTVPHWSVAPGLILGTNMVLTTARRSLEALADDRLAIFEAPFTIPGFAFCMIWPAKADADPGLTWLRERVLQAVAPEAESSDAISLRG